In one Streptomyces sp. NBC_01288 genomic region, the following are encoded:
- a CDS encoding acetate--CoA ligase family protein, whose product MAEDRTLRVRALLDSVRAEGRFALTAPEGKVIADAYGIAVPGEELATDVDEAVAFAARFGGPVVMKIVSPDILHKTNAGGVIVGVEGPADVRAAFHKIVDNARAYDADARIEGVQVQELLPQGQEVIVGAVTDPTFGKVVAFGLGGVLVEVLKDVTFRLAPVTPDEALSMLDSIRAAEILRGVRGAPAVDRWAIAEQIRRVSQLVADFPEIAEVDLNPVIATPEGAVAADIRVILAESQPVPRRRYTRDEILTTMRRLMEPNSVAVIGASNEQGKIGNSVMRNLVDGGFAGEIHPVNPKADDILGRKAYKSVTDVPGEVDVAVFAIPAKFVAAALEEVGRKNIPNAVLIPSGFAETGEVQLQEEIVEIAERYGVRLLGPNIYGYYSTWHDLCATFCTPYDVKGGVALTSQSGGIGMAILGFARTTKMGVSAIVGLGNKSDLDEDDLLTWFGEDPHTECIAMHLEDLKDGRAFVEAARKTVPRKPVVVLKAGRTAAGAKAAGSHTGALAGDDAVYEDILKQAGVIRAPGLNDMLEYARGLPVLPTPKGDNVVIITGAGGSGVLLSDAVTDNGLSLMEIPADLDASFREFIPPFGAAGNPVDITGGEPPSTYEATIRLGLEDPRIHALVLGYWHTIVTPPMVFAELTARVVAEFKERGIEKPVVASLAGDVEVEEACQYLYEHGVVAYPYTTEKPVAVLGAKYRWARAAGLLGGGS is encoded by the coding sequence ATGGCAGAGGACCGGACCCTGAGGGTGCGCGCACTCCTCGACTCCGTGCGGGCCGAGGGACGGTTCGCGCTGACCGCGCCCGAGGGCAAGGTGATCGCCGACGCGTACGGGATCGCCGTACCGGGTGAGGAGTTGGCGACGGACGTCGACGAGGCGGTGGCGTTCGCGGCGCGGTTCGGCGGGCCCGTCGTGATGAAGATCGTCTCGCCCGACATCCTGCACAAGACCAACGCCGGCGGCGTGATCGTCGGGGTCGAGGGCCCGGCGGACGTACGGGCCGCGTTCCACAAGATCGTCGACAACGCGCGGGCGTACGACGCCGACGCCCGCATCGAGGGCGTCCAGGTACAGGAGTTGCTGCCGCAGGGCCAGGAGGTCATCGTCGGCGCGGTGACCGACCCGACGTTCGGGAAGGTGGTCGCGTTCGGGCTCGGCGGGGTGCTCGTCGAGGTGCTCAAGGACGTGACGTTCCGGCTCGCGCCCGTCACCCCTGACGAGGCGCTGTCCATGCTGGACTCGATCCGCGCGGCGGAGATCCTGCGCGGGGTGCGCGGCGCACCGGCCGTCGACCGGTGGGCGATCGCCGAGCAGATCCGCCGGGTGTCCCAACTGGTCGCGGACTTCCCGGAGATCGCCGAGGTGGACCTCAACCCGGTGATCGCGACACCGGAAGGTGCGGTCGCGGCGGACATCCGCGTCATCCTCGCCGAGTCGCAGCCGGTACCCCGTCGACGGTATACACGCGACGAAATCCTGACGACGATGCGCCGGTTGATGGAGCCGAACTCGGTCGCCGTGATCGGTGCCTCGAACGAGCAGGGCAAGATCGGCAATTCGGTGATGCGCAACCTCGTCGACGGCGGCTTCGCCGGGGAGATCCATCCGGTGAACCCCAAGGCCGATGACATTCTGGGCCGCAAGGCGTACAAGAGTGTCACGGACGTTCCCGGTGAGGTGGATGTGGCCGTCTTCGCCATTCCCGCCAAGTTCGTGGCAGCGGCACTGGAGGAGGTGGGACGCAAGAACATCCCCAACGCCGTCCTCATCCCCTCCGGGTTCGCCGAGACCGGTGAGGTCCAACTCCAGGAAGAGATAGTCGAGATCGCCGAGCGTTACGGCGTCCGTCTCCTCGGGCCGAACATCTACGGCTACTACTCGACCTGGCACGACCTGTGCGCCACGTTCTGCACGCCGTACGACGTGAAGGGCGGGGTGGCGCTGACCTCGCAGTCCGGTGGCATCGGGATGGCCATCCTCGGGTTCGCGCGGACCACGAAGATGGGGGTGTCGGCGATCGTCGGGCTCGGCAACAAGTCGGACCTGGACGAGGACGACCTGCTGACGTGGTTCGGCGAGGATCCGCACACCGAGTGCATCGCGATGCACCTGGAGGACCTCAAGGACGGCCGCGCGTTCGTCGAGGCGGCCCGAAAGACCGTGCCCCGTAAGCCGGTTGTGGTCCTCAAAGCAGGTCGTACGGCGGCGGGTGCGAAGGCCGCCGGGTCGCACACGGGCGCGCTCGCGGGCGACGACGCGGTGTACGAGGACATCCTCAAGCAGGCCGGGGTCATCCGCGCCCCCGGGCTCAACGACATGTTGGAGTACGCGCGCGGCCTCCCTGTGCTGCCAACCCCCAAGGGAGACAACGTCGTTATCATCACGGGCGCCGGCGGCAGTGGCGTGCTGCTCTCCGACGCGGTGACCGACAACGGCCTTTCCCTGATGGAGATTCCGGCCGATCTGGACGCGTCCTTCCGGGAGTTCATCCCGCCCTTCGGGGCCGCGGGCAACCCGGTCGACATCACCGGGGGCGAGCCGCCGTCGACGTACGAGGCGACGATCCGGCTGGGTCTGGAGGACCCGCGCATCCACGCTCTGGTCCTCGGCTACTGGCACACCATCGTCACTCCCCCGATGGTCTTCGCGGAGCTGACCGCGCGCGTGGTCGCCGAGTTCAAGGAACGCGGCATCGAGAAGCCGGTGGTGGCGTCGCTCGCGGGTGACGTCGAGGTCGAGGAGGCCTGCCAGTACCTGTACGAGCACGGGGTGGTGGCGTACCCGTACACGACGGAGAAGCCCGTGGCCGTGCTGGGCGCGAAGTACCGATGGGCGCGTGCGGCAGGCCTGTTGGGCGGTGGTTCATGA
- a CDS encoding MFS transporter small subunit — translation MSNDSSQSPPDRRPLIAFAWLWVGAPLVYGLYELVLKAKQLFTG, via the coding sequence ATGTCGAACGACAGCAGTCAGAGTCCGCCTGACCGACGGCCGCTCATCGCCTTCGCCTGGCTCTGGGTGGGCGCGCCCCTTGTGTACGGCCTGTACGAACTCGTCCTCAAGGCGAAGCAGCTGTTCACCGGCTGA
- the frc gene encoding formyl-CoA transferase: MTARALEGIRVLDMTHVQSGPSATQLLAWLGADVVKLEAPTGDITRRQLRDLPDVDSLYFTMLNCNKRSITLNTKTERGKEILTALILRSDVMVENFGPGAVDRMGFTWDRIQEINPRIVYASIKGFGDGPYTNFKAYEVVAQAMGGSMSTTGFEGGPPLATGAQIGDSGTGVHTVAGILAALFQRESTGRGQRVNVAMQHAVLNLCRVKLRDQQRLAHGPLAEYPNDDFGDEVPRSGNASGGGQPGWAVKCAPGGPNDYVYVIVQPVGWKPLTELIGRPELAEDPEWGTPEARLPQLSKMFQLIEEWSSTLPKWEVLERLNAHNIPCGPILSTREIIEDESLVANEMVVTVPHPERGEFVTVGSPLKLSDSPVDVTSSPLLGEHNEEVYIGELGLGDDELRFLKSNGVI; this comes from the coding sequence ATGACCGCAAGGGCACTTGAGGGCATCCGCGTCCTCGACATGACGCACGTCCAGTCCGGCCCCTCCGCGACCCAACTCCTCGCCTGGCTCGGCGCCGACGTCGTCAAACTGGAGGCGCCGACCGGTGACATCACGCGCAGGCAGCTGCGCGACCTCCCGGACGTCGACTCGCTCTACTTCACGATGCTCAACTGCAACAAGCGGAGCATCACCCTCAACACCAAGACCGAGCGCGGCAAGGAGATCCTCACCGCGCTGATCCTGCGCTCCGACGTCATGGTCGAGAACTTCGGGCCGGGCGCGGTCGACCGTATGGGGTTCACCTGGGATCGCATACAGGAGATCAATCCCCGCATCGTGTATGCGTCCATCAAGGGCTTCGGGGACGGGCCGTACACCAACTTCAAGGCGTACGAGGTCGTCGCGCAGGCGATGGGCGGGTCGATGTCGACCACCGGCTTCGAGGGCGGGCCGCCGCTGGCCACAGGCGCTCAGATCGGTGACTCCGGCACAGGAGTGCATACAGTAGCCGGGATACTGGCGGCACTCTTTCAACGGGAGAGCACCGGCCGCGGCCAGCGCGTCAACGTGGCCATGCAGCACGCTGTACTCAATCTGTGCCGGGTGAAGCTGCGCGACCAGCAGCGTCTGGCACACGGGCCGCTCGCCGAGTACCCGAACGACGACTTCGGCGACGAGGTGCCGCGCTCGGGCAACGCGTCCGGCGGCGGGCAGCCCGGCTGGGCGGTCAAGTGCGCGCCGGGCGGCCCGAACGACTATGTGTACGTCATCGTGCAGCCCGTCGGCTGGAAGCCGCTCACCGAGCTGATCGGCCGGCCCGAGCTGGCCGAGGACCCCGAGTGGGGCACGCCCGAGGCCCGGTTGCCGCAGCTCTCCAAGATGTTCCAGCTGATCGAGGAGTGGTCCTCCACCCTGCCCAAGTGGGAGGTGCTGGAGCGGCTCAACGCCCACAACATCCCGTGCGGGCCGATCCTGTCGACCAGGGAGATCATCGAGGACGAGTCGCTGGTCGCCAACGAGATGGTCGTGACGGTGCCGCACCCCGAGCGCGGTGAGTTCGTCACCGTGGGCAGTCCGCTGAAGCTCTCCGACTCCCCTGTGGACGTGACCAGTTCACCGCTGCTCGGCGAGCACAACGAAGAGGTCTACATCGGCGAACTCGGTCTCGGCGACGACGAGTTGCGCTTCCTCAAGTCGAACGGGGTGATCTGA
- a CDS encoding OFA family MFS transporter, whose product MTADPITTNESGAANRPYREVTDAHGRVYRVGETDRDILGHSRKIMIYLPWIAMMAISVFEYAYGSAEDTLSSAHGWTQSNTFWILSIWVFFQAGIAFPAGWMREKGILSARRAMYIGSVLCVIGFLALSHLDNVWLAIIGFGVIGGIGAGLVYATCINMVGKWFPERRGARTGFVNGGFAYGSLPFIFIFNYAFDTGNYHRVLDLIGCYILIVVFGCAFFFKDPPKNWWPADIDPLTYGGSGKSATSLAKNPPAVKQFTPKEAIRTGMLPLMWLSIVLTAGVSIFGISFQVDFAKDVGFGPLVAASSMGIMAVINGIGRAVVGWLSDLWGRKLTLVFVILVLGLAQFGVIWAGHLRSEWLFLLFAFLSGFGGGAFYPMFAALTPDYFGENFNATNYGLVYSGKLVSGLFGGGLGSMVVAAWGYNGAYALAGGVSMVAAAIALLLRQPGRGDRELTQVPQPQPAT is encoded by the coding sequence ATGACCGCAGATCCCATCACCACGAACGAATCCGGCGCCGCGAACCGTCCCTACCGTGAAGTGACCGACGCCCACGGCCGCGTCTACCGCGTCGGCGAGACCGACCGGGACATCCTCGGCCACTCGCGCAAGATCATGATCTATCTGCCGTGGATCGCCATGATGGCGATCAGTGTCTTCGAGTACGCCTACGGCTCCGCGGAGGACACCCTGTCCAGCGCGCACGGCTGGACGCAGAGCAACACCTTCTGGATCCTGAGCATTTGGGTCTTCTTCCAGGCCGGCATCGCCTTCCCGGCGGGCTGGATGCGGGAGAAGGGCATCCTGTCGGCCCGCAGGGCGATGTACATCGGCTCCGTGCTCTGCGTCATCGGATTCCTCGCCCTGTCCCACCTGGACAACGTATGGCTGGCGATCATCGGCTTCGGCGTGATCGGCGGTATCGGCGCCGGGTTGGTCTACGCGACCTGCATCAACATGGTCGGCAAGTGGTTCCCCGAACGGCGGGGCGCCCGCACCGGGTTCGTCAACGGCGGCTTCGCCTACGGTTCGCTGCCGTTCATCTTCATCTTCAACTACGCCTTCGACACCGGGAATTACCACCGGGTCCTGGATCTGATCGGCTGTTACATCCTGATCGTGGTGTTCGGGTGCGCGTTCTTCTTCAAGGACCCGCCGAAGAACTGGTGGCCCGCCGACATCGACCCGCTGACCTACGGCGGCAGCGGCAAGAGCGCGACGAGCCTCGCCAAGAACCCGCCCGCCGTAAAGCAGTTCACCCCGAAGGAGGCCATCCGTACCGGCATGCTGCCCCTGATGTGGCTGTCCATCGTGCTGACCGCCGGGGTGTCGATCTTCGGGATCTCCTTCCAGGTCGACTTCGCGAAGGACGTCGGTTTCGGCCCGCTGGTGGCGGCCTCCTCGATGGGCATCATGGCCGTCATCAACGGCATCGGCCGCGCGGTCGTCGGCTGGCTGTCCGACCTGTGGGGCCGCAAACTCACCCTGGTCTTCGTCATCCTGGTCCTGGGCCTCGCCCAGTTCGGCGTGATCTGGGCCGGCCATCTGCGCAGCGAGTGGCTGTTCCTGCTCTTCGCCTTCCTCTCCGGCTTCGGCGGCGGCGCGTTCTACCCGATGTTCGCCGCGCTGACCCCGGACTACTTCGGCGAGAACTTCAACGCCACCAACTACGGCCTGGTGTACAGCGGAAAGCTCGTCAGCGGCCTCTTCGGCGGTGGCCTCGGCTCGATGGTGGTGGCGGCCTGGGGCTACAACGGCGCGTACGCGCTGGCCGGCGGAGTCTCGATGGTGGCGGCGGCGATCGCACTGCTGCTGCGCCAACCGGGGCGCGGTGACAGGGAGTTGACCCAGGTTCCCCAACCACAGCCCGCGACCTGA
- a CDS encoding beta-ketoacyl-ACP synthase III, translating into MNGTRIAAVGHYQPAKVLTNEDLAGMVDTSHEWITSRVGIKTRHIAGPDEPVDELAAHAAAKALAAAGLTPGDIDLVLVATSTAIDRSPNMAARVAARLGIPSPAAMDINVVCAGFTHALATADHTVRAGAATRALVIGADKMSEVTDWTDRTTCVLVGDGAGAAVVEAADEPGIGPVLWGSVPEMGHAVRIEGTPPRFAQEGQSVYRWATTQLPPIARKACEKAGLTPADLAGVVLHQANLRIIEPLAEKIGAVNAVVARDVVQSGNTSAASIPLAFSKLVEQGAVRTGDPVLLFGFGGNLSYAGQVVRCP; encoded by the coding sequence ATGAACGGCACGCGGATCGCCGCCGTCGGCCACTACCAGCCCGCCAAGGTACTCACCAACGAGGACCTGGCGGGCATGGTCGACACGAGTCACGAGTGGATCACCTCCCGGGTCGGCATCAAGACCCGCCACATCGCCGGGCCCGACGAACCCGTCGACGAGCTGGCCGCGCACGCCGCCGCCAAGGCCCTCGCCGCCGCGGGCCTGACGCCGGGGGACATCGACCTGGTCCTGGTCGCCACCTCCACGGCCATCGACCGCTCCCCGAACATGGCCGCGCGCGTCGCCGCCCGCCTCGGCATCCCGTCGCCCGCGGCCATGGACATCAACGTTGTGTGCGCCGGCTTCACCCACGCCCTGGCCACCGCCGACCACACGGTCCGCGCGGGAGCGGCCACCCGGGCCCTGGTCATCGGCGCCGACAAGATGTCCGAGGTCACCGACTGGACCGACCGTACGACCTGTGTCCTCGTCGGCGACGGAGCGGGGGCCGCCGTCGTCGAGGCCGCCGACGAACCCGGCATTGGACCGGTCCTGTGGGGTTCCGTGCCCGAGATGGGGCACGCGGTACGGATCGAGGGCACGCCCCCGCGGTTCGCGCAGGAGGGCCAGAGCGTCTACCGCTGGGCCACCACCCAGCTCCCACCCATCGCCCGCAAGGCCTGCGAGAAGGCGGGCCTGACCCCTGCCGACCTCGCCGGCGTCGTCCTCCACCAGGCGAACCTGCGCATCATCGAGCCCCTCGCCGAGAAGATCGGCGCCGTCAACGCCGTCGTCGCCCGCGACGTCGTCCAATCGGGCAACACCTCGGCCGCCAGCATCCCGCTCGCGTTCTCGAAGCTCGTCGAACAGGGTGCCGTCCGCACCGGCGACCCCGTCCTGCTGTTCGGCTTCGGCGGAAACCTGTCGTACGCCGGCCAGGTCGTCCGGTGCCCGTGA
- a CDS encoding thiamine pyrophosphate-binding protein: MPDDTQDVISGGHLVAKALKAEGVDRIYTLCGGHIIDIYDGCVDEGIEVVDVRHEQVAAHAADGYARITGRPGCAVVTAGPGTTDAVTGVANAFRAESPMLLIGGQGALTQHKMGSLQDLPHVDMMTPITKFAATVPDTARAADMVSMAFRECYHGAPGPSFLEIPRDVLDAKVPVGKARVPKPGAYRASTRSAGDPEAIEKLADLLVHAEKPAILLGSQVWTTRGTEAAIDLVRTLNIPAYMNGAGRGTLPPGDPHHFQLSRRYAFSNADVIVIVGTPFDFRMGYGKRLSPDATVVQIDLDYRTVGKNRDIDLGIVGDAGLVLKSVTEAASGRINGGASRRKEWLDELRAAEQAAIEKRLPSLKSDASPIHPYRLVSEINDFLTEDSIYIGDGGDIVTFSGQVVQPKSPGHWMDPGPLGTLGVGIPFVLAAKQARPDKEVVALFGDGAFSLTGWDFETLVRYDLPFVGIVGNNSSMNQIRYGQAAKYGLERERVGNTLGDVHYDKFAQMLGGYGEEVRDPADIGPALQRARESGKPSLINVWVDPDAYAPGTMNQTMYK, encoded by the coding sequence ATGCCCGACGACACCCAGGACGTGATTTCCGGTGGTCATCTCGTCGCCAAAGCCCTGAAGGCCGAGGGGGTCGACCGCATCTACACCCTGTGCGGCGGCCACATCATCGACATCTACGACGGCTGCGTCGACGAGGGCATAGAAGTCGTCGACGTACGCCACGAACAGGTGGCAGCCCACGCGGCGGACGGCTACGCACGCATCACCGGCAGGCCGGGGTGCGCGGTGGTCACCGCGGGTCCCGGTACGACCGACGCCGTGACCGGTGTCGCCAACGCCTTCCGCGCCGAGTCCCCGATGCTGCTCATCGGCGGTCAAGGGGCCCTGACCCAGCACAAGATGGGGTCCCTACAGGACCTGCCGCACGTCGACATGATGACGCCGATCACCAAGTTCGCGGCAACGGTGCCGGACACGGCGCGCGCCGCCGACATGGTGTCGATGGCGTTCCGCGAGTGCTACCACGGCGCGCCCGGCCCCTCCTTCCTGGAGATCCCGCGCGACGTCCTCGACGCGAAGGTGCCGGTGGGCAAGGCGCGGGTGCCGAAGCCCGGCGCCTACCGCGCCTCGACCCGCTCGGCCGGCGACCCCGAGGCGATCGAGAAGCTCGCCGACCTGCTGGTCCACGCCGAGAAGCCGGCGATCCTGTTGGGCAGCCAGGTGTGGACAACTCGCGGCACCGAGGCGGCCATTGACCTCGTCCGCACGCTCAACATCCCCGCGTACATGAACGGCGCGGGGCGCGGCACCCTCCCGCCCGGCGACCCGCACCACTTCCAACTGTCGCGCCGGTACGCCTTCTCCAACGCCGACGTCATCGTCATCGTCGGCACGCCCTTCGACTTCCGCATGGGCTACGGCAAGCGCCTCTCCCCCGACGCGACCGTCGTGCAGATCGACCTCGACTACCGCACCGTCGGCAAGAACCGGGACATCGACCTCGGCATCGTCGGCGACGCGGGGCTCGTGCTGAAGTCGGTCACCGAGGCCGCCTCCGGTCGCATCAACGGCGGTGCGTCCCGGCGCAAGGAGTGGCTCGACGAGCTGCGCGCCGCCGAACAGGCCGCGATCGAGAAGCGGTTGCCGAGTCTCAAGTCGGACGCCTCACCGATCCACCCGTACCGCCTGGTCAGCGAGATCAACGACTTCCTCACCGAGGACTCCATCTACATCGGCGACGGCGGCGACATCGTCACCTTCTCCGGGCAGGTCGTACAACCCAAGTCGCCCGGCCACTGGATGGATCCGGGCCCGCTCGGCACCCTCGGCGTCGGCATCCCCTTCGTGCTGGCCGCCAAGCAGGCGCGACCGGACAAGGAGGTCGTGGCCCTGTTCGGCGACGGCGCGTTCTCTCTCACCGGCTGGGACTTCGAGACCCTCGTGCGCTACGACCTCCCGTTCGTCGGCATCGTCGGCAACAACTCCTCTATGAACCAGATCCGTTACGGCCAGGCCGCCAAGTACGGCCTGGAGCGCGAGCGGGTCGGCAACACCCTCGGGGACGTCCACTACGACAAGTTCGCCCAGATGCTGGGCGGTTACGGCGAGGAGGTCCGCGACCCCGCCGACATCGGCCCCGCGTTGCAACGCGCCCGTGAGTCGGGCAAGCCGTCGCTGATCAACGTCTGGGTCGACCCGGACGCGTACGCCCCCGGAACCATGAACCAGACGATGTACAAGTGA
- a CDS encoding GntR family transcriptional regulator — protein MLSQGLPQGAVPKLERPGPLRDRVYEALLELITTRALRPGQHLVESELAGHLGVSRQPVREALQRLNTEGWVDLRPAQGAFVHEPTEEEADQLLTVRTLLEAEAARLAAVNAGSTGIAVLEELCAEGERAVDADDVDAAVAMNARFHAKVMELAGNAVLAELAAQVDRRVRWYYTPVARQRGLTSWIEHRTLIDAITARDELRAGLLMREHTEHTRRSYHERAKS, from the coding sequence ATGTTGTCGCAAGGACTGCCGCAGGGGGCGGTGCCCAAACTCGAACGTCCGGGTCCGCTGCGCGACCGCGTCTACGAGGCACTGCTCGAACTCATCACCACCCGCGCCCTCCGGCCCGGTCAGCATCTCGTCGAGAGCGAACTCGCCGGACACCTCGGGGTGTCCCGGCAGCCGGTGCGGGAGGCGTTGCAGCGGCTCAACACCGAGGGCTGGGTCGATCTACGGCCGGCCCAGGGCGCGTTCGTGCACGAGCCGACGGAGGAGGAGGCCGACCAACTCCTCACCGTACGGACGCTGTTGGAGGCCGAGGCCGCCCGCCTCGCCGCCGTCAACGCGGGCAGCACCGGGATCGCCGTCCTGGAGGAGCTGTGCGCGGAGGGCGAGCGCGCCGTCGACGCCGACGACGTGGACGCCGCCGTCGCCATGAACGCCCGCTTCCACGCGAAGGTCATGGAGCTGGCCGGCAACGCCGTCCTCGCCGAACTCGCCGCACAGGTCGACCGCAGGGTCCGCTGGTACTACACGCCGGTGGCCCGTCAGCGCGGCCTGACGTCCTGGATCGAGCACCGCACCCTGATCGACGCGATCACCGCCCGCGACGAGCTGCGCGCAGGCCTGCTGATGCGCGAACACACCGAGCACACCCGGCGGTCGTACCACGAGCGCGCCAAGTCCTGA
- a CDS encoding OFA family MFS transporter, which translates to MATTDYPTSVSHREVTDRHGRVYRIGESDVDIMGRARKWMVVLPWVGMMGISSAEYAFTSAEDTLHDAHLWSSGHIFWLMGVWVFFQAAVAFPAGQLRESGRLPARTAMLIGALGTLLGYLALAFAPNVLVAYFGFGMCSGIGAGLVYATCVNMVGKWYPERKGGKTGFVNGGFAYGSVPFVFLFTSVLDLGNYRVLLSLVGVGLCLVVASAGWFFRDPPKNWWPAHVDPLTAAQDPRIRRALEKNPPAVKQYTPKEAARTPVLWMMWFCLLCTAGINIFGIAFQVPFGKDMGFAGGIVATAMSLKAIVNGTGRGVIGWISDRFGRRHTLIIVCLVLGTAQFGVLVSGQMGSMPFFLFCSMVSGFGGGAIFPLFAAMTADYFGENNNASNYGMVYSSKLISGLVGSGLGAVVVGEWDYHGAFVLAGSVGLASAVLALFLKAPGRPNARRIVPNPHPLGEEMA; encoded by the coding sequence ATGGCAACAACGGACTACCCAACGTCCGTCTCCCACAGGGAGGTGACGGACCGTCACGGCCGCGTGTACCGCATCGGTGAATCCGATGTCGACATCATGGGCCGGGCGCGCAAGTGGATGGTCGTCCTGCCCTGGGTGGGCATGATGGGCATCAGTTCCGCCGAGTACGCGTTCACGTCGGCGGAGGACACGCTCCACGACGCGCATCTGTGGAGCAGTGGACACATCTTCTGGCTGATGGGCGTCTGGGTGTTCTTCCAGGCGGCCGTGGCCTTCCCGGCCGGGCAGTTGCGCGAGAGCGGCAGACTCCCGGCGCGTACAGCCATGTTGATCGGTGCGCTCGGCACGCTGCTGGGCTATCTGGCACTCGCCTTCGCGCCGAACGTGCTCGTCGCCTACTTCGGCTTCGGCATGTGCAGCGGTATCGGCGCCGGTCTTGTGTATGCGACCTGCGTGAACATGGTCGGCAAGTGGTATCCGGAGCGCAAGGGCGGCAAGACGGGCTTCGTCAACGGCGGATTCGCCTACGGGTCCGTGCCGTTCGTGTTCCTCTTCACCTCCGTGCTCGACCTCGGCAACTACAGGGTGCTGCTGAGTCTGGTCGGCGTAGGGCTGTGTCTGGTGGTGGCGTCGGCGGGCTGGTTCTTCCGTGATCCGCCGAAGAACTGGTGGCCCGCGCACGTCGATCCGCTCACCGCGGCCCAAGACCCCAGGATCCGGCGGGCGTTGGAGAAGAACCCGCCGGCCGTCAAGCAGTACACACCCAAGGAGGCCGCCCGTACCCCCGTGCTCTGGATGATGTGGTTCTGTCTGCTGTGCACGGCCGGCATCAACATCTTCGGCATCGCCTTCCAGGTGCCGTTCGGCAAGGACATGGGCTTCGCGGGCGGGATCGTGGCCACGGCGATGTCCCTGAAGGCGATCGTGAACGGCACCGGGCGCGGTGTCATCGGCTGGATCTCCGACCGTTTCGGCCGCCGCCACACGCTGATCATCGTGTGTCTCGTGCTCGGTACGGCCCAGTTCGGCGTGCTGGTCTCGGGCCAGATGGGCAGCATGCCGTTCTTCCTGTTCTGCTCCATGGTCTCGGGTTTCGGCGGCGGGGCGATCTTCCCGCTGTTCGCGGCCATGACCGCCGACTACTTCGGTGAGAACAACAACGCCAGCAACTACGGGATGGTCTACAGCTCGAAGCTGATCTCGGGGCTCGTCGGCTCCGGTCTGGGCGCGGTCGTCGTGGGTGAGTGGGACTACCACGGCGCGTTCGTCCTGGCCGGTTCGGTGGGCCTGGCCTCCGCGGTGCTGGCGCTCTTCCTCAAGGCTCCGGGCAGGCCCAACGCCCGGCGCATCGTGCCCAATCCGCACCCGCTCGGCGAGGAGATGGCGTGA